The Kitasatospora setae KM-6054 genome contains a region encoding:
- the rodA gene encoding rod shape-determining protein RodA — protein sequence MTSYGDSYRSFRFGPPRSSLGRALAKDSPLRRLDWIMILAALALSLIGSLLVWSATRGRDSLTHGDPQYFLYRHLTNLLIGVGLCAAVVLLGTRRLRTAVPFIYLAVILLLFAVLSPLGSTINGAHSWIQFGGGFSIQPAEFAKLAIVLGMAVVLSARVDAGEREFPPTRSVLQSLGVAAFPMAVVMLMPDLGSVMVMVVTVLGVLMASGAANRWVIGLLAGGTVGALAIWKLGVLSQYQIDRFAAFANPALDPSGVGYNTAQARIAIGSGGLTGMGLFHGTQTTGQFVPEQQTDFVFSVAGEELGFAGGLVMIGLLGVILWRACRIARQATDLYGTILAAGAVTWFAFQAFENIGMNLGIMPVAGIPLPFVSYGGSSMFAVWIAVGLLQSVRSQRPIGV from the coding sequence ATGACCTCGTACGGCGATTCCTACCGCTCCTTCCGCTTCGGGCCCCCGCGGTCCTCGCTGGGGCGGGCGCTGGCCAAGGACTCACCGCTGCGGCGGCTCGACTGGATCATGATCCTGGCGGCGCTGGCGCTCTCGCTGATCGGCTCGCTGCTGGTCTGGTCGGCGACCCGCGGCCGGGACTCGCTGACCCACGGCGACCCGCAGTACTTCCTGTACCGGCACCTGACCAACCTGCTGATCGGCGTCGGCCTGTGCGCGGCGGTGGTCCTGCTCGGCACCCGCCGGCTGCGCACCGCGGTGCCGTTCATCTACCTGGCCGTGATCCTGCTGCTGTTCGCGGTGCTCAGCCCGCTCGGCTCGACCATCAACGGCGCGCACTCCTGGATCCAGTTCGGCGGCGGCTTCTCCATCCAGCCCGCCGAGTTCGCCAAACTGGCGATCGTGCTCGGGATGGCCGTGGTGCTCTCCGCCCGGGTCGACGCGGGCGAGCGGGAGTTCCCGCCCACCCGCAGCGTGCTGCAGTCACTGGGCGTCGCCGCCTTCCCGATGGCCGTGGTCATGCTGATGCCCGACCTCGGCTCGGTGATGGTCATGGTGGTCACCGTGCTGGGCGTGCTGATGGCCTCCGGCGCCGCCAACCGCTGGGTGATCGGCCTGCTGGCCGGCGGCACCGTCGGGGCGCTGGCGATCTGGAAGCTCGGCGTGCTCAGCCAGTACCAGATCGACCGCTTCGCGGCCTTCGCCAACCCGGCGCTCGACCCGTCCGGCGTCGGCTACAACACCGCGCAGGCCCGGATCGCGATCGGCTCCGGCGGCCTGACCGGCATGGGCCTGTTCCACGGCACCCAGACCACCGGCCAGTTCGTCCCCGAGCAGCAGACCGACTTCGTGTTCAGCGTGGCCGGCGAGGAACTCGGCTTCGCCGGCGGCCTGGTGATGATCGGCCTGCTCGGCGTCATCCTGTGGCGGGCCTGCCGGATAGCGCGCCAGGCCACCGACCTGTACGGGACGATCCTGGCGGCCGGCGCGGTCACCTGGTTCGCCTTCCAGGCCTTCGAGAACATCGGGATGAACCTCGGCATCATGCCGGTCGCCGGCATCCCGCTGCCGTTCGTCTCCTACGGCGGCTCCTCGATGTTCGCGGTCTGGATCGCGGTCGGCCTGCTGCAGTCGGTGCGCTCCCAGCGGCCGATAGGGGTCTAG
- the mrdA gene encoding penicillin-binding protein 2, whose translation MSNIPETGRTRRVTIRLVVLQVLVLSLLATLGGRLWYLQIRNGKEFTEKAQGNHIREVVEPAVRGEILDASGRILAGNETKLVVSVSRTALLQQKDRGKAVLTRLADVLGVPADEVKNKVRLCDAKTPQPCWNGSPYQPIPVTQQATTQQAMQIMERREDFPGVTAQPTALRRYTNAEGASAAQILGYLSPVTDDEVTKSADKAGRERRLPSDQVGRAGLESVYDDDLRGTTGVDRLEVDNLGRVIGSAGNTPAQSGNNLVTSIDAKVQKVVEAQLAQAMADARTVYDKESHRNYIADSGAAVVMDVHTGRIVAMASAPTYDPNLWVGGISAKDYESLNSKDSNYPLINRAIQGQSAPGSTFKVISTTAAVQAGYDLNGRYPCPKSLYIGGREFKNFESEQFGDITLEKALEVSCDTVFYGLAYDQWMKDGGLKPKKDAQDWFFKSAHEFGLGAKTGVDLPGEVAGRVPDRQWKQAYYDAMKDSWCAQAAKGGHEYDDEIARENCADGNQMRAGDMVNFAIGQGDTLVTPLQMARIYAALANGGTLYRPTIGKAVVSPDGTLVRDIAPHEDGKIPAQGKLLEYIDQATAGVITAGTAAWKFTGAGWPQGKIELHAKTGTAEVAGKQTTSWLTTYSNDYAVVMTISQGGTGSGGSGDSVRRIYQALYGVDDKGNIDNAKALLPKPQAELPKFNPDGTAIVPTSFGYEPGATFLDPAPPTRADQPAGVLLAAVEPTRTGGYGRGRA comes from the coding sequence GTGAGCAACATCCCCGAGACCGGCCGGACCCGCCGGGTGACCATCCGGCTGGTGGTCCTCCAGGTGCTGGTGCTGTCGCTGCTCGCCACCCTCGGCGGCCGGCTGTGGTACCTGCAGATCCGCAACGGCAAGGAGTTCACCGAGAAGGCCCAGGGCAACCACATCCGCGAGGTGGTCGAACCCGCCGTCCGCGGCGAGATCCTGGACGCCTCCGGCCGGATCCTGGCCGGCAACGAGACCAAGCTGGTGGTGTCGGTCTCCCGGACCGCGCTGCTCCAGCAGAAGGACCGCGGCAAGGCCGTGCTGACCCGGCTGGCCGACGTCCTCGGCGTCCCGGCCGACGAGGTCAAGAACAAGGTCCGGCTCTGCGACGCCAAGACGCCGCAGCCCTGCTGGAACGGCTCCCCGTACCAGCCGATCCCGGTCACCCAGCAGGCCACCACCCAGCAGGCGATGCAGATAATGGAACGCCGCGAGGACTTCCCCGGCGTCACCGCCCAGCCCACCGCGCTGCGCCGCTACACCAACGCCGAGGGCGCCAGCGCCGCCCAGATCCTCGGCTACCTCTCGCCGGTCACCGACGACGAGGTCACCAAGAGCGCCGACAAGGCGGGCCGGGAGCGCCGGCTGCCCTCCGACCAGGTCGGCCGGGCCGGCCTGGAGTCGGTCTACGACGACGACCTGCGCGGCACCACCGGCGTCGACCGGCTGGAGGTCGACAACCTCGGCCGGGTGATCGGCAGCGCCGGCAACACCCCCGCGCAGTCCGGCAACAACCTGGTCACCTCGATCGACGCCAAGGTGCAGAAGGTGGTCGAGGCCCAGCTCGCCCAGGCCATGGCCGACGCCCGCACGGTGTACGACAAGGAGAGCCACCGCAACTACATCGCCGACTCCGGCGCCGCCGTCGTGATGGACGTGCACACCGGCCGGATCGTGGCGATGGCCAGCGCCCCCACCTACGACCCCAACCTGTGGGTCGGCGGCATCTCCGCCAAGGACTACGAGTCGCTGAACAGCAAGGACTCCAACTACCCGCTGATCAACCGGGCCATACAGGGTCAGTCCGCCCCCGGCTCCACCTTCAAGGTGATCTCCACCACCGCCGCCGTGCAGGCCGGCTACGACCTCAACGGCCGCTACCCGTGCCCGAAGTCGCTGTACATCGGCGGCCGCGAGTTCAAGAACTTCGAGAGCGAGCAGTTCGGCGACATCACGCTGGAGAAGGCCCTGGAGGTCTCCTGCGACACCGTGTTCTACGGCCTGGCCTACGACCAGTGGATGAAGGACGGCGGCCTCAAGCCCAAGAAGGACGCCCAGGACTGGTTCTTCAAGAGCGCCCACGAGTTCGGCCTCGGCGCCAAGACCGGCGTCGACCTGCCCGGCGAGGTGGCCGGCCGGGTCCCCGACCGGCAGTGGAAGCAGGCGTACTACGACGCGATGAAGGACTCCTGGTGCGCCCAGGCCGCCAAGGGCGGCCACGAGTACGACGACGAGATCGCCCGCGAGAACTGCGCCGACGGCAACCAGATGCGCGCCGGTGACATGGTCAACTTCGCCATCGGCCAGGGCGACACCCTGGTCACCCCGCTCCAGATGGCCCGGATCTACGCGGCGCTCGCCAACGGCGGCACGCTCTACCGGCCCACCATCGGCAAGGCCGTGGTCAGCCCCGACGGCACCCTGGTGCGCGACATCGCCCCGCACGAGGACGGCAAGATCCCCGCCCAGGGCAAGCTGCTGGAGTACATCGACCAGGCCACCGCGGGCGTCATCACGGCCGGCACCGCCGCCTGGAAGTTCACCGGCGCCGGCTGGCCGCAGGGCAAGATCGAGCTGCACGCCAAGACCGGCACCGCCGAGGTCGCCGGCAAGCAGACCACCTCCTGGCTGACCACCTACAGCAACGACTACGCGGTGGTCATGACGATCAGCCAGGGCGGCACCGGCTCCGGCGGCTCCGGCGACTCCGTCCGCCGGATCTACCAGGCGCTGTACGGCGTCGACGACAAGGGCAACATCGACAACGCCAAGGCGCTGCTGCCCAAGCCGCAGGCCGAACTGCCCAAGTTCAACCCGGACGGCACCGCGATCGTCCCGACCTCCTTCGGCTACGAGCCGGGCGCCACCTTCCTGGACCCGGCCCCGCCGACCCGGGCCGACCAGCCGGCCGGCGTGCTGCTGGCCGCCGTCGAGCCCACCAGGACCGGCGGCTACGGAAGGGGACGGGCATGA
- the mreD gene encoding rod shape-determining protein MreD: MPRVNRILLSAVLLVLALVIQVSVLGRLQLPGATPDLLMLVVVGLALVYGPAGGCAVGFAAGLLADLAPPSDHAVGRYALVLCVVGYGAGLLKPEGGRQRSALSAIGVVAVAAVVSTLLYATVGALVGDTAARHVGLTGLVFSALLYDVLLAPFTVPLVMLLARRFDGDRVVNETVRGADGGSGLGALARYRTTREPSASPYKKKRALGLAKRP; the protein is encoded by the coding sequence ATGCCGCGCGTCAACCGGATCCTGCTGTCCGCCGTCCTGCTGGTGCTGGCCCTGGTGATCCAGGTCAGCGTCCTCGGCCGGCTCCAACTTCCCGGCGCCACCCCGGACCTGCTGATGCTGGTGGTGGTCGGCCTGGCCCTGGTCTACGGCCCGGCGGGCGGCTGCGCGGTCGGCTTCGCCGCCGGCCTGCTGGCCGACCTCGCCCCGCCCTCCGACCACGCGGTCGGCCGCTACGCCCTGGTGCTGTGCGTCGTCGGCTACGGCGCGGGACTGCTCAAGCCGGAGGGCGGCCGGCAGCGCTCGGCGCTCTCCGCGATCGGCGTGGTCGCGGTCGCCGCCGTGGTCTCCACCCTGCTGTACGCGACGGTCGGCGCCCTGGTCGGCGACACCGCCGCCCGGCACGTCGGCCTGACCGGCCTGGTCTTCAGCGCCCTGCTGTACGACGTGCTGCTGGCCCCGTTCACGGTGCCGCTGGTGATGCTGCTGGCCCGCCGCTTCGACGGCGACCGGGTGGTCAACGAGACGGTGCGCGGCGCGGACGGCGGCTCCGGCCTCGGCGCGCTGGCCCGCTACCGGACCACCCGCGAACCCTCCGCCAGCCCCTACAAGAAGAAGCGCGCGCTCGGCCTCGCCAAGCGCCCCTGA
- the mreC gene encoding rod shape-determining protein MreC, translated as MRDTRESRLLLVLLVMVAFALITVDIKGGDDSPLGGARRAAASVLGPVENAAAGAVDPVAGYIRAIRDAGTHQQRLDQITRENTELRQKLASSDAAVGRTKQLDDMLRTAGAGGYTVKAAQVIAIGAAQGFSWTITIDAGSDDGLTRDMTVIDGQGLVGRITTVAPTTATVLLASDPGFTAGVRLEGGGEIGFAAGQGASPMRIELLNGRAQVKAGDRLVTFGSQSGRPFVPGVPVGTVKEVQATPGQLTKTILVEPYVQFTRLDLVGVVVVPPRTDPRDAVLPPVPAASAGAAGNPQAPIAAVPPTTGGN; from the coding sequence GTGAGGGACACCCGAGAGAGTCGACTACTGCTGGTCCTGCTGGTGATGGTGGCCTTCGCCCTCATCACCGTGGACATCAAGGGCGGTGACGACTCACCGCTCGGCGGTGCCCGCCGGGCCGCCGCCTCCGTGCTCGGCCCGGTGGAGAACGCCGCGGCCGGCGCGGTCGACCCGGTGGCCGGCTACATCCGGGCGATCCGCGACGCCGGCACCCACCAGCAGCGCCTCGACCAGATCACCCGGGAGAACACCGAGCTGCGCCAGAAGCTCGCCTCCTCGGACGCCGCGGTCGGCCGCACCAAGCAGCTCGACGACATGCTGCGCACCGCCGGCGCCGGCGGCTACACGGTCAAGGCCGCCCAGGTGATCGCGATCGGCGCCGCCCAGGGCTTCTCCTGGACCATCACCATCGACGCCGGCAGCGACGACGGCCTGACCCGCGACATGACCGTCATCGACGGCCAGGGCCTGGTCGGCCGGATCACCACCGTCGCCCCGACCACCGCGACCGTGCTGCTCGCCTCCGACCCCGGCTTCACCGCCGGCGTCCGGCTGGAGGGCGGCGGCGAGATCGGCTTCGCGGCCGGCCAGGGCGCCTCCCCGATGCGGATCGAACTGCTCAACGGCCGGGCCCAGGTGAAGGCCGGCGACCGGCTGGTCACCTTCGGCTCGCAGAGCGGCCGCCCGTTCGTGCCCGGCGTGCCGGTCGGCACCGTCAAGGAGGTCCAGGCCACCCCCGGGCAGCTCACCAAGACCATCCTGGTCGAGCCGTACGTCCAGTTCACCCGGCTCGACCTGGTCGGCGTGGTGGTCGTCCCGCCGCGCACCGACCCGCGGGACGCCGTGCTGCCGCCGGTGCCCGCCGCGTCCGCCGGCGCCGCGGGCAACCCGCAGGCGCCGATCGCCGCCGTACCGCCGACCACCGGGGGGAACTGA
- a CDS encoding rod shape-determining protein: MSFLGRDLAIDLGTANTLVYVRGKGIVLNEPSVVAVNTNTGGILAVGAEAKKMIGRTPGNIVAIRPLKDGVIADFEITERMLRYFIMKIHRRRYLVRPRVVVCVPSGITGVERRAVVEASMQAGARQVHIIEEPMAAAIGSGLPVHEPTGNMVVDIGGGTTEVAVISLGGIVTAQSLRVAGDELDSAIVQHIKKEYSLLLGERSAEQIKMSIGSAFGLEGEKDEHAEIRGRDLVSGLPKTVVISAAEVREAIDEPVNSIIDSVKTTLDQCPPELAGDVMDRGIVLTGGGALLRGLDERLRRETGMPVHIAENPLDSVALGAGKCVEEFEALQQVLDAQPRR; the protein is encoded by the coding sequence CTGTCGTTTCTCGGCCGGGACCTGGCGATCGACCTAGGCACCGCGAACACGCTGGTGTACGTCCGTGGCAAGGGCATCGTGCTGAACGAGCCGTCGGTGGTGGCCGTGAACACCAACACCGGCGGGATCCTCGCGGTCGGCGCCGAGGCGAAGAAGATGATCGGCCGGACCCCCGGCAACATCGTCGCGATCCGCCCGCTCAAGGACGGCGTGATCGCCGACTTCGAGATCACCGAGCGGATGCTGCGGTACTTCATCATGAAGATCCACCGCCGCCGCTACCTGGTCCGCCCGCGGGTCGTGGTCTGCGTCCCGTCCGGCATCACCGGCGTCGAGCGCCGCGCCGTGGTCGAGGCCAGCATGCAGGCCGGCGCCCGCCAGGTGCACATCATCGAGGAGCCGATGGCCGCGGCGATCGGCTCCGGCCTGCCGGTGCACGAGCCCACCGGGAACATGGTGGTCGACATCGGCGGCGGCACCACCGAGGTCGCGGTGATCTCGCTCGGCGGCATCGTCACCGCCCAGTCGCTCCGGGTGGCCGGCGACGAGCTGGACAGCGCGATCGTCCAGCACATCAAGAAGGAGTACAGCCTGCTGCTGGGCGAGCGCTCCGCCGAGCAGATCAAGATGTCGATCGGCTCCGCGTTCGGCCTGGAGGGCGAGAAGGACGAGCACGCCGAGATCCGCGGCCGCGACCTGGTCTCCGGCCTGCCCAAGACGGTGGTCATCTCGGCCGCCGAGGTCCGCGAGGCCATCGACGAGCCGGTCAACTCGATCATCGACTCGGTGAAGACCACGCTGGACCAGTGCCCGCCGGAGCTCGCCGGCGACGTGATGGACCGCGGCATCGTGCTCACCGGCGGCGGCGCCCTGCTGCGCGGCCTCGACGAGCGGCTGCGCCGGGAGACCGGCATGCCGGTGCACATCGCGGAGAACCCGCTGGACTCGGTGGCGCTGGGGGCGGGCAAGTGCGTCGAGGAGTTCGAGGCGCTGCAGCAGGTACTGGACGCCCAGCCGCGTCGTTGA
- the ndk gene encoding nucleoside-diphosphate kinase, translated as MSQRTLVLLKPDAVQRGLAGEIISRIERKAGWRFAAMELRTFDRATLEQHYAEHVGRDFYEPLLAFMTSGPSIALIVEGENVVPGIRALAGATDPLAAGAGTIRGDYATITRENLIHASDSAESAEREIKIFFPAQA; from the coding sequence GTGTCCCAGCGCACTCTCGTCCTGCTCAAGCCCGACGCCGTACAGCGCGGCCTGGCCGGCGAGATCATCAGCCGGATCGAGCGCAAGGCCGGCTGGCGGTTCGCTGCGATGGAGCTTCGCACCTTCGACCGCGCCACCCTGGAGCAGCACTACGCGGAGCACGTCGGCCGCGACTTCTACGAGCCGCTGCTCGCCTTCATGACCTCCGGCCCGTCGATCGCGCTGATCGTCGAGGGCGAGAACGTCGTCCCCGGGATCCGCGCGCTGGCCGGCGCGACCGACCCGTTGGCGGCCGGCGCGGGCACCATCCGCGGCGACTACGCGACCATCACCCGGGAGAACCTGATCCACGCCTCGGACTCCGCCGAGTCGGCCGAGCGCGAGATCAAGATCTTCTTCCCCGCGCAGGCCTGA
- a CDS encoding DUF4233 domain-containing protein, translating into MRILCSSTLIGEALLIMFAGLVAMKLTDVGAGTIWTVSAVAMVLCVLLCGVITRPGAVYVGWALQVAVLASGLVLPTMYAFGLVFGGLWWCSVHYGRRIDEIKARRAAAEESAPAVPATA; encoded by the coding sequence ATGCGCATCCTGTGCTCCTCCACGCTGATCGGCGAGGCCCTGCTGATCATGTTCGCCGGCCTGGTCGCGATGAAGCTCACCGACGTCGGCGCCGGCACCATCTGGACGGTCAGCGCGGTCGCGATGGTCCTGTGCGTGCTGCTCTGCGGCGTGATCACCCGCCCCGGCGCGGTGTACGTCGGCTGGGCGCTGCAGGTGGCCGTGCTGGCCAGCGGCCTGGTGCTGCCGACCATGTACGCGTTCGGCCTGGTCTTCGGCGGCCTGTGGTGGTGCTCGGTGCACTACGGCCGCCGGATCGACGAGATCAAGGCCCGGCGGGCCGCCGCCGAGGAGTCGGCCCCCGCCGTTCCGGCCACCGCCTGA
- the folC gene encoding bifunctional tetrahydrofolate synthase/dihydrofolate synthase, with protein sequence MSDKAEPNPYTVRPADAGGTDPELRAVEAELATRWPENKLEPSRDRIEALMDILGQPQRSYPSIHITGTNGKTSTARMIEQLLGAFELRTGRYTSPHVESVTERISLDGAPISAERFVETYRDVEPYVRMVDAAQPVAMSFFEVLTGMAYAAFADAPVDVAVVEVGMGGTWDATNVIDAQVAVITPIGLDHTDKLGDTTGKIAVEKSGIVKPGALAVVAQQQLDAAEQILRRAVEVDATVAREGMEFGVLRREVAIGGQLVTLRGLGGHEYQDLFIPLHGDHQAQNAALALAAVEAFFGIGQGGAEHLDEEKVRQALFGVSSPGRLEVVRRSPTVILDAAHNPHGAQAAAAAIGEAFGFTKLVGVIATSGDKDVTGLLEVFEPILAEVVITQNSTHRAMPVDRLAAIAVEVFGEDRVQVEPRLDDAIDAAVTLAEEEDLGGAGVLVTGSVITVGEARLLFGRK encoded by the coding sequence GTGAGCGACAAGGCCGAGCCGAACCCCTACACCGTCCGTCCCGCCGACGCCGGTGGCACCGACCCCGAACTGCGCGCCGTCGAGGCCGAGCTGGCCACCCGCTGGCCGGAGAACAAGCTGGAGCCCTCGCGCGACCGGATCGAGGCGCTGATGGACATCCTCGGCCAGCCGCAGCGCTCCTACCCCTCGATCCACATCACCGGCACCAACGGCAAGACCTCCACCGCCCGGATGATCGAGCAGCTGCTCGGCGCCTTCGAGCTGCGCACCGGCCGCTACACCTCCCCGCACGTGGAGTCGGTCACCGAGCGGATCAGCCTGGACGGCGCGCCGATCAGCGCCGAGCGGTTCGTCGAGACCTACCGGGACGTCGAGCCCTACGTGCGGATGGTGGACGCCGCCCAGCCGGTCGCGATGTCCTTCTTCGAGGTGCTCACCGGCATGGCGTACGCGGCCTTCGCGGACGCCCCGGTGGACGTCGCGGTGGTCGAGGTCGGCATGGGCGGCACCTGGGACGCCACCAACGTGATCGACGCCCAGGTCGCGGTGATCACCCCGATCGGCCTGGACCACACCGACAAGCTCGGCGACACCACCGGGAAGATCGCGGTCGAGAAGTCCGGGATCGTCAAGCCCGGCGCACTCGCCGTGGTCGCCCAGCAGCAGTTGGACGCCGCCGAGCAGATCCTGCGCCGCGCCGTCGAGGTGGACGCCACGGTCGCCCGCGAGGGCATGGAGTTCGGCGTGCTGCGCCGCGAGGTCGCGATCGGCGGCCAGCTGGTCACCCTGCGCGGCCTCGGCGGCCACGAGTACCAGGACCTCTTCATCCCGCTGCACGGCGACCACCAGGCGCAGAACGCCGCGCTGGCGCTGGCCGCCGTCGAGGCGTTCTTCGGCATCGGCCAGGGCGGCGCCGAGCACCTGGACGAGGAGAAGGTCCGGCAGGCGCTGTTCGGCGTCTCCTCCCCGGGCCGGCTGGAGGTGGTCCGGCGCAGCCCCACCGTCATCCTGGACGCCGCGCACAACCCGCACGGCGCGCAGGCCGCCGCCGCCGCGATCGGCGAGGCGTTCGGCTTCACCAAGCTGGTCGGCGTGATCGCCACCAGCGGCGACAAGGACGTCACCGGCCTGCTGGAGGTCTTCGAGCCGATCCTGGCCGAGGTGGTGATCACCCAGAACTCCACCCACCGCGCGATGCCGGTCGACCGGCTGGCCGCGATCGCCGTCGAGGTCTTCGGCGAGGACCGGGTGCAGGTCGAACCCCGGCTGGACGACGCGATCGACGCGGCCGTCACGCTCGCCGAGGAGGAGGACCTCGGCGGCGCCGGCGTCCTGGTCACCGGCTCGGTCATCACGGTGGGCGAGGCCCGCCTGCTGTTCGGAAGGAAGTAG
- a CDS encoding glycosyltransferase — MDLFFLRIAPVLSALVLAYMVLVLGRYLLYWAGSASAMRRGRGIPPGDPDALDWHLVVPCRDEQTVIGRTIAELRWAAPQAHLWVVDDASEDLTGEIVAAAAGRDPMVHPVRRRRPDARIGKGAALNAAYRAVGAWLPPGTDRSRVVLGVIDADGRLEPGALGHVANARAMGRPDTAAVQIGVVMRNADVRVPLPGRGRAANAFARLLARMQDVEFLAANTGMQLLRRRTGSVGLGGNGQFVRLSALDALAAGVDGCEGRPWPQRGLIEDYESSLELGLAGFRLTHVPEARVSQEALVSGRRFLTQRTRWSQGTLQCLRYVPRVMRSPHYGWGGRAEVLYTCLQPVVAVALVVLTPLAAGIALAGEAFYPADSAAFWARFGLLALAAFALGALPMAAWGVGYRRREYPGLRWAVGLLWGLALWLYTYHLFLVAPRAVWRELRGRTGWAKTRRNAELTVAGAPTALEV, encoded by the coding sequence ATGGACCTGTTCTTCCTGCGGATCGCACCGGTGCTGTCGGCGCTGGTGCTCGCCTACATGGTGCTGGTGCTCGGCCGGTACCTGCTGTACTGGGCGGGCTCGGCGAGCGCCATGCGGCGGGGCCGCGGGATCCCGCCCGGCGACCCGGACGCGCTGGACTGGCACCTGGTGGTGCCCTGCCGGGACGAGCAGACCGTGATCGGCCGGACCATCGCCGAGCTGCGCTGGGCCGCCCCGCAGGCGCACCTGTGGGTGGTGGACGACGCCAGCGAGGACCTCACCGGCGAGATCGTCGCGGCCGCCGCCGGGCGCGACCCGATGGTGCACCCGGTCCGCCGCCGCCGGCCGGACGCCCGGATCGGCAAGGGCGCGGCGCTGAACGCCGCCTACCGGGCGGTCGGCGCCTGGCTGCCGCCCGGCACCGACCGCTCGCGGGTGGTGCTCGGCGTGATCGACGCGGACGGCCGGCTGGAGCCCGGCGCGCTGGGCCACGTCGCCAACGCGCGGGCGATGGGGCGGCCGGACACCGCCGCGGTGCAGATCGGCGTGGTGATGCGCAACGCCGACGTCCGCGTCCCGCTGCCCGGCCGGGGGCGGGCCGCCAACGCCTTCGCCCGACTGCTGGCCCGGATGCAGGACGTCGAGTTCCTGGCCGCGAACACCGGGATGCAGTTGCTGCGCCGCCGCACCGGCAGCGTCGGCCTGGGCGGCAACGGGCAGTTCGTCCGGCTGTCCGCGCTGGACGCGCTGGCCGCGGGCGTCGACGGCTGCGAGGGGCGGCCGTGGCCGCAGCGCGGGCTGATCGAGGACTACGAGTCGAGCCTGGAGCTGGGGCTGGCCGGGTTCCGGCTGACCCACGTGCCGGAGGCCCGGGTCTCGCAGGAGGCGCTGGTCTCCGGGCGGCGCTTCCTCACCCAGCGCACCCGCTGGTCGCAGGGCACCCTGCAGTGCCTGCGGTACGTGCCGCGGGTGATGCGCTCGCCGCACTACGGCTGGGGCGGGCGGGCCGAGGTGCTGTACACCTGCCTGCAGCCGGTGGTGGCGGTGGCGCTGGTGGTGCTGACCCCGCTGGCGGCGGGGATCGCGCTGGCCGGCGAGGCGTTCTACCCGGCCGACTCGGCGGCGTTCTGGGCCCGGTTCGGGCTGCTGGCGCTGGCGGCCTTCGCACTGGGCGCGCTGCCGATGGCGGCCTGGGGCGTGGGCTACCGCCGGCGCGAGTACCCGGGGCTGCGCTGGGCGGTCGGGCTGCTCTGGGGGCTGGCGCTGTGGCTGTACACCTACCACCTCTTCCTGGTCGCGCCGCGCGCCGTCTGGCGGGAGCTGCGCGGCCGCACCGGCTGGGCGAAGACCCGGCGCAACGCCGAGCTGACGGTGGCCGGCGCGCCGACCGCGCTGGAGGTCTGA